The Pseudarthrobacter sp. BIM B-2242 region CGGACTCCCACGGCGGGCAGCTCACGCCCGCCTGCGGTTGCGGACAGGAATCTCGCCGCTGCCGGTGAGGTGGTCGGCTACGTCCCGGAGTTTGGTGTTGGTCTCAGAGCTGGCCCGGGTCAGCACCTGGAAGGCCTGCTGGGAGGTTATTTTGAACCTTTCCATCAGGATTCCTTTGGCCTGGCCTATGACGTCACGCGTGTCCAGGGCCTGGTTGAGCTGGCTGATTTCCTGCGCATCGGAGAAAGCGACCGCTCCGTGGGACGCGACCAGTAGGCCGGCCTGTTCTGATTCCTCGTCAAAGACGTCCACGTCTTCCCCGTAGAGGTTGAGGGCGCCCAAATTATCGCCTTTGACGAAGAGCTGGAAGCAGAGCATGCTGCGGGCACCGGCATCGGCTGCCGCCTTTGCGAAGCGGGGCCAGCGTACCTCCCGCTGCATGTCAGGGACCCGGACAATCCGTTCCGCATAGGCGGCGTCGATGCAGGGGCCCTCGCCAAGGGCGCTTTGCAGCTCATCGATGATCCTGGGGAGTTCGCCAGAGGCTGCTTGCGAGTGAACGGTTCTTCTACCCCTGACAAGGCTGATAGAGGCTGAGGTAACGTGCGGTATCAGGGCCAAGGCAGCGTCAACGATGTCAGCAAGGAGTGCATCGGTATCTTCTTCCTCCTGAAGCTCCCTGGCAAGATCGCTGAGCCGCCCGGCGAGGCTGGTTTCCACCGCCGGTTCCTGCGCAACAGCGTCCTTGGTGTCCCCGGTACTGGAGGCCATATGCCCCACCCTCATCCTTCATTTGCTAAGCCCTTGTATTTTCAGGAACGCAACCATGGCGATCTCTGCGGCCGGGCAACACAGGTGGGCCCCTGAGGTTGCCGTTCCTAATGGAATAGTCCCACCAGATCTTCTCTTCAGGAAGACCGTCGCAGGCAGGGCTCGGGTCCGGTGACCGGTCGAAAGGCTGCACTGGGACGTAGAAATCCCCTATTTCCGTAGGCGCCTCTTCGGTTCCATAATGGCCACATAAGCTTCGGGGACCCTCGCGCCGATGATGGCTGGCGGGGCGTTGCAGAGTCCCAGGTGGCCGCCCCGGCACTTGGCGCAGAGGGTGGCCACGCGGCCCCGGGACAAGGATGGTCCGGGACTGAACCCGGGGGAGAGCACCGCCACCAACGCGAAAAGGCACGAAGGAAATCATCATGCTCAAGGATCGAACCATCATGGCTGTCCTTCCCGCAAAGGACATCAACAGGGCGAAGGATTTCTACCGGGACAAGCTGGGACTGGAACCTTCCGAGACGGTGGAGGACAGCCTGGTTTACCTGGGTGGCAACGGAACGGGCTTCCTGATTTACCAGACGGAGAATGCCGGAACGGCCAAGAATACCCAGATGGGTTGGGACACAGACGACATTGATCGCGAGATGGAGGAGCTGCGTGGCCGCGGCGTCGTGTTCGAAGAGTACGACATGCCTGGCTTGAAGACAGAAAACGGCGTCGCCACCAACGAATGGGGGAAGGGTGCCTGGTTCCTGGACAGCGAGGGAAACATTCTTAACCTCTCCCAGCGGGCTTAGTTCCAGCCTGAGCTGAGCGGAAGACGCGCTCAGCGGGCCGCGTTTGCCGCCGGGCAAACGCGGCCCGCATCACGGGCTCATGCCGGCGAAGTCCAGGATCTTCAGGCAATTAGTCCGCGCCCGCCGTCGCGCCTGCATTGCGGCGGGACAGATGCCGGGAGGTCAACGCCAGGGGCAGGATCAGGAACAGGCGCGGAATAGAATGAGCGCCATGGGTTCCGTAGACGATTCCTTGGCCGGCCTGCCGGAGCCTGAACGCGGCTGCCTGCAGCACGTCGGCGATATAGCCCGGGCCGTGGTGCCCGAAGCGACGGAAGGCATGAGTTACGGCATGCCAGCCTTGAAGTATGAGGGGAAACCGCTTCTCGGAGTGGTCATGGCCGCCAAACACCTCTCCGTTTTCCCGTTTTCGCCGGCGGTGATTGACGCCGTCGCCGCCCGCCTTGAGGGATACTCGCTGTCCAAAGGGACCATCCGCTTCACCGCGGAGCATCCTCTTCCTGACGACGTCGTGGAGGATATCGTCCGCCTCCGCCGTGCTGAGATCCTTAATAAGTAGCGCCGCGATTCACGTGAGGAGGATCCAATGGAATCCAAAGAGCTGTTGCTGGACGCGTTCGGCCGGATCCGGGAAACCGTGGAGACCACGCTGGAAGGGCTCGACGACGGGTCCCTGGTCCGGCGTCCGGCCGGAAAGGGGAACTCGGTTGCGTGGCTGATTTGGCACCTCGGCCGGGTGGAAGATGCCCAGGTAGCATCCGCAGCCGAACTGGAGCAGGTCTGGACTTCACTGGACTTCGTGGCACGGTTCGGCCTGCCACTGAGTGCCCGTGACACAGGGTACGGCCATTCGTCGGAGCAGGTGGACGCCGTGCACGCCCCGGCGGACCTGCTGCTCGAGTACTACGATGCCGTGCACCGCCAGACGGTGGGTTTTGTAACGCCCCTTACTGATGAGGACCTGGACCGGGTGATTGACAAGCGCTGGGACCCGCCCGTCACACTTGGCGTGCGGCTGGTCAGCACCATCGCGGACTGTCTCCAGCATGTGGGGCAGGCTGCCTATGCACGGGGGCTGAAAGCTTAGGAAGGCGAAGCCCATGGCTGATCAACCCGAGGCCGTCCTTCACGACGGTTCCACTATCGCCGTCACCGTCGGGGGCGACGGCCCCGCCATCCTCCTGCCGGTCAGCCCGGCGACCCACACGGCGGCGGAAGCGGAGACGCTGCGCCAGTGGGGAGCGGACCCTGACCTGGGGCCAAACCTCATGACCGGGCTGGCGCCGACAAACCGCGTCATTGTGGCCGACTATGAGTCCCACCGGATGGCCAACCCGGCGCCGGCAACACTAACGCCGGATAACATCGCCGCAGATTTCCTGGCCATTGCCGATTCCGCCGGCGCTGAAAACTTTGCCTACTACGGCTATTCGTGGCTCGCGCTCAGCGGCCTGCAGCTGGCACTCCGTACGGACCGGCTCAAGGCGCTGGCCATGGGCGGCTTCCCGCCGGTCGAGGGTCCATACCGGAGTATGCTGGCAGTCACCCGGGCAGCGCACGCTTTCTCCGTGAAGGCCGCCGAGGAATCAACCGGACCGCTGCCGGAACCGGAGCCCGGTGACTGGGACTCGGTGTCCGTCCGGACAACCGAGGCACAGACCCGGCAGTTCGTCACGCTGTACGAGGCGCTGCAGGACTTCGACGACGGTGCGGCGGTGCTGGCGCCTGGCCGGCGCCGGGCTGACAAGCATCTACGGCACAGGCTCCCGCCATCAGTCCCGTGCCTCGCGTTCGCCGGGGCGGAGGACCATATCGACTACAAGCCCGTGTGGGGCGGCGTGCGGGTGGCCATCGGGGAGCCGCTGGCAAGGCACCAGGGTGCACTGATGGAGGCGGGCTGGGATGTTCGGATCCTGCCGGGACTTGACCACATGGGCGCCATGCACAGCGCTGTGGTGCTGCCCCTCCTGACCGACTGGCTGCAAAAGTCCGGGTGGACGAAATAGCGGCCGCAGGCAACGCCACCGGTGCCCGCAGCCGCTGCCGGCGTCCTTTCAGTGGCTACTCCTCCCTCCACCCGCGCAATCTCGCATCCCCTGACCCTGATCTGCTTGATGGCGCGATATCCGCTGCCGCATGAGGGAGGCTGGTTAACTGTCAAGGGAGTCGAGAGAAGGAGCACGCATGTCCGGTGTGGCCACGGAACGGAAACTACGGGTGAGTCTGCCCAGCCAGGAGCTGAAGGATGCGGTGGAGCCGCCTGCCGGCGTCGAGATCTTCCTGTGGGACCTCACCGGCGAGGCGCCCGCGGACCGGTTCGACCTGCTGGTGCCGCCCTACATGGGCAAACCGGACGCGCTGACCGCGCTCGCCGCCGTCGACGTCGGGCTGGTGCAGAGCCAATCCATTGGGTACGACGGCGTTGCTGCGGTCCTGCCCGCGGGCTGCCGTTTCGCCAATGCGGCGGGAGTCCATGAAACGTCGACGGCGGAACTTGCGGTGGGAATGATGATCGCCAGTCAGCGCGGCATCGCAGACTTCGTGCGGAATGCTGCCACCGGCACCTGGGACAACGCGCAGCGCCCCAGCCTCGCGGACCGGCGTGTGCTCCTGGTGGGCTACGGGGGAGTGGGGAAGGCGATCGAGGCCAGGCTGCTGCCGTTCGAAACAGAGGTGACCCGGCTCGCCAGCCGTGGCCGGGAGGACGATCGCGGCAGGATTTACGGGATTGACGCCCTGTACGGGCAGTTGCCGCTGCATGACATCGTGGTGGTAAGCGTGCCCTTGGGCGAGCAGACCAGGCACCTCGTGGACGGCAAGTTCCTGGCCGCGATGCCGGACGGCGCGCTGCTGGTGAACGTGGCCCGCGGTCCCGTGGCAGACACGGATGCCCTGCTCCGCGAGACCTCAACCGGAAGGCTCCGGGCCGCCCTGGACGTGACCGATCCGGAGCCGCTGCCGCGGGACCACCCGCTGTGGACTGTGCCCGGCGTCCTGATCACGCCGCATGTGGGCGGCGCGAGCACTGCCATGCTGCCGCGGATGGCGCGCCTGATACGGAAGCAGATCGGACTGCTGCTGGCCGGCGACAAGCCGGTGAATGTGGTGCTGGACGGGGATGCCGGGCGCTAGCCGGCGTTCGCATCCTGTAGCAAAGATTCGCATCCTGTAGCAAAGACAGGGGTAACAGATAGGGGGCTCTTGCTATGGCCCTTTCGGGGAGGCATGCCTAGACTGGCGGGACCTCCGACGGCAGGAAAGACATGCAGCTGCTCAAACCGTGGGCAGCCCCTGCATCCGGGGGTCCATCGCAACACTTTATGATCCACTGCGGACCCCACCGGGTGCGCAGGGCTGACAAAGGAGAGCACTGATGACAGGGAACAAAGCCGTTGCCTACAAGGAACCCGGCAAAGTCGAACTGATCGACATCGATTATCCGAGCTTCGAACTCAAGGACGGGCCGGGCGTAAACCCGGCGAACGTGGGACGGGCGGTCAATCATGGAGTCATCCTGAAGACCGTGGCCACCAACATCTGCGGATCGGACCAGCACATGGTGCGCGGGCGCACCACCGCTCCGGCCAACCTGGTGCTGGGTCATGAAATTACCGGCGAAGTGGTGGAGGTGGGCCGCGACGTCGAATTCATCAAAGTCGGGGACCTCTGTTCAGTGCCGTTCAATATCGCTTGCGGCCGGTGCCGCAACTGCAAGGAACGCAAAACCGGCATCTGCCTGAACGTCAACCCGGACCGCCCGGGCAGCGCCTACGGGTATGTGGACATGGGCGGCTGGGTGGGTGGCCAGGCGAACTACGTGCTGGTGCCCTACGCCGACTGGAACCTGCTGAAGTTCCCGGACAAGGACCGGGCCATGGAGAAAATCATGGACCTCGCCATGCTGTCGGACATCTTCCCCACCGGGTTCCATGGCGCCGTGACCGCAGGGGTGGGCGTCGGATCCACCGTGTACGTGGCAGGCGCCGGTCCTGTGGGACTCGCAGCGGCCACCAGCGCGCACCTGCTCGGTGCCGCCGTCGTGATTGTGGGTGACCTCAACGAGGACCGGCTGGCGCGGGCTCGCAGTTTTGGCTGCGAAACGGTGGATCTCACCAAGGGCGGCCCGGCGGAGCAGATCGAACAGATCCTCGGCGTGCCTGAGGTGGACTGCGGCGTGGATGCGGTGGGCTTCGAAGCGCGCGGGCACGGGCACGGAAGGGACGCCGAGGAAGCACCTGCCACGGTGCTTAACTCGCTGATGGAAATCACCGCGGCCGGCGGCGCGCTCGGCATCCCGGGCCTCTACGTGACCGGCGATCCCGGCGGCATTGACGAGGCCGCCAAGAAGGGCGCCCTGAGCCTCAGCCTGGGTACCGGCTGGGCGAAGTCGCTGAGCTTCACCACCGGCCAGTGCCCGGTGATGAAGTACAACCGGCAGCTGATGATGGCCATCCTGAACGACAGGGTGAACATCGCCAAGAACGTGAACGCCAAGGCAATCACCCTTGAGGAGGCACCGCAGGGCTACGCGGAGTTCGACGCCGGGGCGGCCACCAAGTACGTCCTCAACCCGAACGGCTACCTCAGCTAAGCCGTCGCAGGGCCGGGTGCATAACGCATCCGGTCCTGCTTTTCGGCGCCGGGATGCCCGGGCTGGCCGGACGTGCCGACCGGTTAAAACGGCAGCGCGATCAGTGTGATCAGGGCCGGCACGGTGGCGCCCAGCGTGCCCGGGATACTGTCGCCCTTCCTGGGGTAGTGGCCCTGCATGTCCGCCAGGAACATGGCCGGGGCGGTGAGCACCATGTTCGCGCAGCAGTAGATCACCAGGGTGTAGCCCACCACGAGGTAGCCCAGGTTCACGGCCACCACCCCGGCCAGGACTCCCAGGCCGATCGCCAGGTTGCGGAACCCGGTGGGGATGGCCCACATCATCACGGCGGGAACATTCTGGGGCGGTGTGCTGAGGAATTTTTGCGGGCCCGGCCGGTGCATCAGGAAGCTCTCCAGCGGGAACACCACGATGTAGATCAGTGCCGCGATGACCGCGGAAATCTGGGATACGGCGTTCATGGGGGAAGCGTACGACGGCGGTGCACACCGGCCCATCCCCTGCCAGGGGGTACCGGGGTGCTTTCGAAATCCCCGTTGTGGGGGATTGCGGCGGCGGTCCCCGCGCGGATACTGGTGCTATGTGGGAAGAACGCGCTGAGCGTGCCCGGCGGGAGATCGCCGCCCTGGCCGCCGGCGGCATGGGCCTGGCCGAGCTGTATGCCTCGGCGCTCGCCGTTGTGCAGCGGGAGGTCCCGTTCGAGCAAGGGTGCTGGGCCGGCGTCGACCCTGACTCCTTGGTGATGACGTCCATTACCAACTGGCGGGACTGGGGCGTCACCGCGGAGTATGCGGCGCGGTTCGCCGCGACGGAGTACGCCGGGCAGGAACCCAACAGGTTCGCGGAGCTGTCCCTGCGCCCACAGACCGTGGCCCGGATTTCAGATGCCCCGCACCGGGATGTGGCCGGCAGCGTCCGGATCAACGACATCCTGAAGCCGCTCGGCCTGGAACACGAACTGCGGGCCGCGTTTCGCGTGGACGAGGCGTGCTGGGGAGTGGGGAGCATCTTCCGGGGACCGGGGCGGGATTTCTCGGACCGCGAGGTGGAATTCCTGGGGGCGGTGACGGCTACATTGGCGGCCGCCAGCCGGATCGCGGTGCGGGCGGAGCACGCCGGGCGGCGGGCCCCGGGCGGGCCGGTGATCGTGATTGCCGGACTGCACGGCGAACTGCGGGCGGCTACTGCGGCAGCAGCCGCCTGGCTGGCAGACGTGGAGGACGCTGCCCCGGGCCGTTTCACCATGACGCTGTACTCCGTCGTGGCACGTGCCCATGCCTCCGCTTCAGGCACGGCGCGGGCAAGAATGCGCGACGCCCGCAATAACTGGGTGGTGCTGCAGGCAAGCCGCCTTATCACCGGTGACGATCCGGAACAGATGGTGGTCACCGTGGAACCTGCCACCACTCTGGACCTGGCCACCCTGCTGCTGGCGGCCTACGGGGTCACCGCCCGTGAGCAGGAGGTCTGCCTGGAGGTCCTGTCGGGGAGTCCAACTGTGGAGATCGCCCGGCACTTGTTCATTTCCCCGCATACGGTGCACGACCACCTGAAATCACTCTTCGGGAAGGTGGGCGTCGGCAGCCGCGGCGAGCTGGTGGCCAAACTGGTGGCGTGAGGGTTACCTCGCCCTGCCGGCGTTCGCGGGCAGGTGGCGGCCCGGGTCGAACGTGTCGAAGGAGGATGCACCGATCAGGAAGATGCCGCGTTGGGGGATCCAGAAATCGCCGAGCCGCGTCTGGTCCTGCAGGGGCTGCGGCGTTCCCAGGTCTTCGCCGTCAAGGGTGGCAGTGCTTGAGGAGACAAACCACATGCGGCGGGGCTTGGCACGGAAGCCCTGGCCGTTCGGCACGTCGCCCGCCAGGCCCAGCCGGCCCGCCCTCAGGGCTGGGCCGGCCGCGGCACCCATCATTCTCAGGAATCGTCCGTTTTCCAGGAGGAAGCCCGGCAGGGCGCTCATGACGGCAGTCATGGCCCGGGTCAGGGGAGTGGGCTCGAGCTCAAGCTCCCAGGTCAGGTTTAGTCCGCCCCGGACTGCCACTGCTAGCGCGGCCTCCCCCGTCCAGGTGACGTCTACGGGGCACTGGACCGTGGACGCCAGCGCCGCGCCGAAGTAGCGGGCGCACGAGACCTCGGGCGGGGCGTCGGCGCAGATGGTCCAGGCGCCGGAGGGCCGCCGCAGCCAGACCGATGAGTAGCCGGGCCCCACGCTGGTGACCGGGAAGCGTCGCATTGCCAGGACATGGCCCGAGCTAAAGGGCAGTCCCATCACGCCGTATCCGGTGAACCGTTCGTTATCACCCTGCCCAAGGGTGGCATGGTGTTCAGCGTCGTAGGCCTGCGCCCGGATGCTTTTCATGGCAGTGTGCCTCCGCCTCGAATGGTGGGCCCAGTCTACGCCCGCGGTTCGTGGCTACCGGGGGTTGGCGTCCAACGCAAGAGTCGTTGGCACCCCGGTTCAGGACGCGCATTGGGGGTACGGTGTCCTCATGCAGAAGATATCGATTGAGGCCCTGGCCCGTCAGCAGATCGCGGCGGCCGTCGCGGCACCCAGCGGGAGGGCTGCCGACACCGCCTTCGGCGGACACGAAAAGAAGCTGCGGCAGACCGTCATGGCCTTCCGGGCCGGCACACAGCTCAGC contains the following coding sequences:
- a CDS encoding GAF and ANTAR domain-containing protein gives rise to the protein MASSTGDTKDAVAQEPAVETSLAGRLSDLARELQEEEDTDALLADIVDAALALIPHVTSASISLVRGRRTVHSQAASGELPRIIDELQSALGEGPCIDAAYAERIVRVPDMQREVRWPRFAKAAADAGARSMLCFQLFVKGDNLGALNLYGEDVDVFDEESEQAGLLVASHGAVAFSDAQEISQLNQALDTRDVIGQAKGILMERFKITSQQAFQVLTRASSETNTKLRDVADHLTGSGEIPVRNRRRA
- a CDS encoding VOC family protein — translated: MLKDRTIMAVLPAKDINRAKDFYRDKLGLEPSETVEDSLVYLGGNGTGFLIYQTENAGTAKNTQMGWDTDDIDREMEELRGRGVVFEEYDMPGLKTENGVATNEWGKGAWFLDSEGNILNLSQRA
- a CDS encoding iron chaperone, which produces MGSVDDSLAGLPEPERGCLQHVGDIARAVVPEATEGMSYGMPALKYEGKPLLGVVMAAKHLSVFPFSPAVIDAVAARLEGYSLSKGTIRFTAEHPLPDDVVEDIVRLRRAEILNK
- a CDS encoding DUF664 domain-containing protein — translated: MESKELLLDAFGRIRETVETTLEGLDDGSLVRRPAGKGNSVAWLIWHLGRVEDAQVASAAELEQVWTSLDFVARFGLPLSARDTGYGHSSEQVDAVHAPADLLLEYYDAVHRQTVGFVTPLTDEDLDRVIDKRWDPPVTLGVRLVSTIADCLQHVGQAAYARGLKA
- a CDS encoding alpha/beta fold hydrolase; protein product: MADQPEAVLHDGSTIAVTVGGDGPAILLPVSPATHTAAEAETLRQWGADPDLGPNLMTGLAPTNRVIVADYESHRMANPAPATLTPDNIAADFLAIADSAGAENFAYYGYSWLALSGLQLALRTDRLKALAMGGFPPVEGPYRSMLAVTRAAHAFSVKAAEESTGPLPEPEPGDWDSVSVRTTEAQTRQFVTLYEALQDFDDGAAVLAPGRRRADKHLRHRLPPSVPCLAFAGAEDHIDYKPVWGGVRVAIGEPLARHQGALMEAGWDVRILPGLDHMGAMHSAVVLPLLTDWLQKSGWTK
- a CDS encoding 2-hydroxyacid dehydrogenase, which translates into the protein MSGVATERKLRVSLPSQELKDAVEPPAGVEIFLWDLTGEAPADRFDLLVPPYMGKPDALTALAAVDVGLVQSQSIGYDGVAAVLPAGCRFANAAGVHETSTAELAVGMMIASQRGIADFVRNAATGTWDNAQRPSLADRRVLLVGYGGVGKAIEARLLPFETEVTRLASRGREDDRGRIYGIDALYGQLPLHDIVVVSVPLGEQTRHLVDGKFLAAMPDGALLVNVARGPVADTDALLRETSTGRLRAALDVTDPEPLPRDHPLWTVPGVLITPHVGGASTAMLPRMARLIRKQIGLLLAGDKPVNVVLDGDAGR
- the fdhA gene encoding formaldehyde dehydrogenase, glutathione-independent, translated to MTGNKAVAYKEPGKVELIDIDYPSFELKDGPGVNPANVGRAVNHGVILKTVATNICGSDQHMVRGRTTAPANLVLGHEITGEVVEVGRDVEFIKVGDLCSVPFNIACGRCRNCKERKTGICLNVNPDRPGSAYGYVDMGGWVGGQANYVLVPYADWNLLKFPDKDRAMEKIMDLAMLSDIFPTGFHGAVTAGVGVGSTVYVAGAGPVGLAAATSAHLLGAAVVIVGDLNEDRLARARSFGCETVDLTKGGPAEQIEQILGVPEVDCGVDAVGFEARGHGHGRDAEEAPATVLNSLMEITAAGGALGIPGLYVTGDPGGIDEAAKKGALSLSLGTGWAKSLSFTTGQCPVMKYNRQLMMAILNDRVNIAKNVNAKAITLEEAPQGYAEFDAGAATKYVLNPNGYLS
- a CDS encoding DUF1304 family protein, which codes for MNAVSQISAVIAALIYIVVFPLESFLMHRPGPQKFLSTPPQNVPAVMMWAIPTGFRNLAIGLGVLAGVVAVNLGYLVVGYTLVIYCCANMVLTAPAMFLADMQGHYPRKGDSIPGTLGATVPALITLIALPF
- a CDS encoding helix-turn-helix transcriptional regulator — encoded protein: MWEERAERARREIAALAAGGMGLAELYASALAVVQREVPFEQGCWAGVDPDSLVMTSITNWRDWGVTAEYAARFAATEYAGQEPNRFAELSLRPQTVARISDAPHRDVAGSVRINDILKPLGLEHELRAAFRVDEACWGVGSIFRGPGRDFSDREVEFLGAVTATLAAASRIAVRAEHAGRRAPGGPVIVIAGLHGELRAATAAAAAWLADVEDAAPGRFTMTLYSVVARAHASASGTARARMRDARNNWVVLQASRLITGDDPEQMVVTVEPATTLDLATLLLAAYGVTAREQEVCLEVLSGSPTVEIARHLFISPHTVHDHLKSLFGKVGVGSRGELVAKLVA